The proteins below are encoded in one region of Micromonospora pisi:
- a CDS encoding S8 family serine peptidase, with the protein MTAVALGVGLVLGTGSAGLASPVPAAAPPTAEPTTRAQARPVTVTLLTGDRITLASADALTGSVQPAKGREKIQFIVQRDADHLYVIPRDAARLVGAGQLDRRLFDVTGLVQAGYHDAARDNLPLIVTYRDGAVASATGTLRGTGARVTRDLPAIGGAAVTTAKDQATAFWAGVTTGQGSARTATAGGIEKIWLDGKRQLTLDHSVPQIGAPAAYAAGFTGSGVTVAVLDSGVDVEHPDLVGRVAEARNFSEEADPRDLVGHGTHVASIIAGSGAASAGKYRGVAPDATLVSGKVCEIYGCTESAILAGLQWAAVEKQADVVNISLGGYDGPEIDPVEEAVNTLTAQTGTLFVVAAGNDGSDASVGSPGSADAALTVGAVDRDDKLAAFSSRGPRVGDSAVKPDITAPGVEIVAAKGAGTLLGTPVGEHYVAVSGTSMATPHVAGAVALLGQQHPDWSAAQFKSTLMASAKPDPTLTAYQQGAGRVDVARAITQPVTTDPASLSFGRAVWPHADDAPVSRTVTYHNSGSAALTLDLAFQVTGPEGASLPSGLFTTSANQVTVPAGGEATVTVTADTSVAGPDGYWSGRLTATTGSTVVTTPVGVDKEVESYDLTFTYIDQTGAPAVEYGSSLIGLDRFSFTSVYDDDGTATVRVPKGRYGLDAVLFHLRGEDEVDATMLAQPELVVDRNLSLTLDARQGRPVRVTVPDPSAAPALVDISANWTVLDGGFGSSLLSFTFDGLRTAQLGTGTSSAFRGGIASQWADPGADGQFLQSQYFYGLSDMSPGRFPTGYARHFRDRDLATVKNDFRGGAPGQTVYRFSYAFYPEPTGGWAVGLPVVVPGQRVEYYNTDDGVRWDQALEFTLPDADGYPATQTVLQVPAPVQYQAGRHYQNVWNGAPYGPSFPEPRWPDQGIFRQGNMIGVDLPIFSDAAGNPGGSLTETARTALYRNGKLVDEVPNPGWGRFDVPAGKADYRLTVSATRNVADLATSTEVAWTFRSGEGPVDEIAKLPAMAIRYAPKLDAGNAAPDGREFDIPVTVARQPGAPSAQVRQLTVEVSYDDGRTWRNASVKAGKSGWTASVRHPNGAAYVSLRAKATDSAGNTVTQKVIRAYKLK; encoded by the coding sequence TTGACCGCAGTCGCACTGGGGGTCGGGTTGGTGCTCGGCACCGGCTCGGCCGGCTTGGCCAGTCCCGTCCCGGCGGCCGCGCCGCCGACCGCAGAGCCGACCACTCGGGCGCAGGCCCGACCCGTCACCGTCACCCTGCTCACCGGCGACCGGATCACGCTCGCCTCGGCTGACGCCCTGACCGGTTCGGTGCAGCCGGCCAAGGGGCGAGAAAAGATCCAGTTCATCGTCCAGCGCGACGCCGACCATCTGTACGTGATCCCGCGCGACGCGGCGCGGCTGGTCGGTGCCGGGCAGCTCGACCGGCGCCTCTTCGACGTCACCGGGCTGGTCCAGGCCGGTTACCACGACGCGGCGCGGGACAACCTGCCACTGATCGTCACCTACCGCGACGGCGCCGTGGCCTCCGCCACCGGAACCCTGCGCGGCACCGGCGCCCGGGTCACCCGTGACCTGCCGGCGATCGGCGGCGCCGCGGTCACCACCGCCAAGGACCAGGCCACGGCCTTCTGGGCCGGGGTCACCACCGGTCAGGGCAGCGCCCGCACCGCCACCGCCGGCGGGATCGAGAAAATCTGGCTGGACGGCAAACGGCAACTGACCCTCGACCACAGCGTGCCGCAGATCGGTGCGCCCGCCGCGTACGCGGCTGGGTTCACCGGCAGTGGGGTCACCGTCGCGGTGCTCGACTCCGGCGTCGACGTCGAACACCCGGACCTGGTCGGCAGGGTCGCCGAGGCGCGGAACTTCAGCGAGGAGGCCGATCCCCGCGACCTGGTCGGGCACGGCACCCACGTCGCCTCGATCATCGCCGGCAGCGGCGCCGCCTCGGCCGGGAAGTACCGGGGCGTGGCGCCGGACGCCACCCTGGTCTCCGGCAAGGTCTGCGAGATCTACGGCTGCACCGAGTCGGCGATCCTCGCCGGTCTTCAGTGGGCGGCCGTGGAGAAGCAGGCGGACGTGGTCAACATCAGCCTCGGCGGATACGACGGGCCGGAGATCGACCCGGTCGAGGAAGCGGTCAACACCCTCACCGCGCAGACCGGCACGCTCTTCGTGGTCGCCGCCGGCAACGACGGTTCGGACGCCTCGGTCGGCTCACCGGGCAGCGCGGACGCCGCCCTCACCGTGGGCGCGGTCGATCGCGACGACAAACTGGCGGCCTTCTCCAGTCGGGGACCCCGGGTCGGGGACAGCGCGGTGAAGCCCGACATCACCGCACCCGGTGTGGAGATCGTCGCGGCCAAGGGCGCCGGCACCCTGCTCGGTACGCCGGTCGGCGAGCACTACGTCGCCGTCTCCGGCACCTCGATGGCCACCCCACACGTGGCCGGTGCGGTGGCGTTGCTCGGACAGCAGCACCCGGACTGGAGCGCGGCACAGTTCAAGTCGACCCTGATGGCCTCGGCCAAGCCCGATCCGACGCTCACCGCGTACCAGCAGGGAGCCGGCCGGGTCGACGTGGCCCGCGCCATCACCCAACCGGTGACCACCGACCCGGCCAGTCTCTCCTTCGGGCGGGCCGTCTGGCCGCACGCGGACGACGCGCCGGTCAGCCGGACCGTCACCTACCACAACTCCGGTAGCGCCGCCCTCACCCTCGACCTCGCGTTCCAGGTGACCGGCCCGGAAGGGGCGTCCCTACCGTCGGGCCTGTTCACCACCAGCGCCAACCAGGTGACCGTGCCCGCCGGTGGCGAGGCGACGGTCACGGTGACCGCGGACACCAGCGTCGCCGGTCCGGACGGTTACTGGTCCGGCCGCCTGACCGCCACCACCGGGTCGACCGTGGTCACCACCCCGGTCGGAGTCGACAAGGAGGTCGAGAGCTACGACCTCACCTTCACCTACATCGACCAGACCGGAGCCCCGGCCGTCGAGTACGGCAGCTCGCTCATCGGACTGGACCGGTTCTCCTTCACCAGCGTGTACGACGACGACGGCACCGCCACCGTCCGGGTGCCGAAGGGTCGCTACGGGTTGGACGCGGTGCTGTTCCACCTGCGCGGCGAGGACGAGGTAGACGCCACGATGCTGGCGCAGCCGGAACTGGTCGTCGACCGGAACCTGAGTCTCACCCTCGACGCGCGCCAGGGCCGACCGGTCCGGGTGACCGTGCCCGACCCGTCGGCCGCACCCGCCCTGGTCGACATCTCCGCCAACTGGACCGTGCTCGACGGCGGCTTCGGCTCCAGCCTGCTCTCCTTCACCTTCGACGGCCTCCGTACCGCTCAGTTGGGGACCGGCACCTCGTCGGCCTTCAGGGGTGGCATCGCCAGCCAGTGGGCGGATCCGGGTGCCGACGGGCAGTTCCTCCAGAGCCAGTATTTCTACGGGCTCAGCGACATGAGTCCCGGCCGGTTCCCGACCGGATACGCCCGGCACTTCCGGGACCGGGACCTTGCCACCGTCAAGAACGACTTCCGGGGTGGCGCGCCCGGCCAGACCGTCTACCGGTTCTCGTACGCGTTCTACCCGGAGCCGACCGGCGGTTGGGCGGTCGGGCTGCCGGTCGTCGTACCCGGGCAGCGGGTCGAGTACTACAACACCGACGACGGTGTGCGGTGGGACCAGGCGCTGGAGTTCACCCTGCCGGACGCCGACGGTTACCCGGCCACCCAGACGGTGTTGCAGGTGCCGGCCCCGGTGCAGTACCAGGCCGGACGCCACTACCAGAACGTGTGGAACGGTGCGCCGTACGGTCCGTCGTTCCCCGAGCCGCGCTGGCCGGACCAGGGCATCTTCCGTCAGGGCAACATGATCGGGGTCGACCTTCCGATCTTCAGTGACGCTGCGGGGAACCCCGGTGGTTCGCTCACCGAGACGGCGCGGACCGCGCTCTACCGCAACGGCAAGCTGGTCGACGAGGTCCCGAACCCGGGCTGGGGAAGGTTCGACGTGCCAGCCGGCAAGGCCGACTACCGGCTGACGGTTTCGGCCACCCGGAACGTCGCGGACCTGGCCACCTCGACCGAGGTGGCGTGGACGTTCCGCTCCGGCGAGGGGCCCGTCGACGAGATCGCCAAGCTGCCCGCGATGGCGATCCGGTACGCACCCAAGCTCGACGCCGGCAACGCCGCCCCGGACGGTCGGGAGTTCGACATCCCGGTCACCGTCGCGCGGCAGCCCGGCGCCCCGTCGGCACAGGTGCGGCAGCTGACCGTGGAGGTCTCCTACGACGACGGGCGGACCTGGCGGAACGCGTCCGTGAAGGCTGGCAAGTCCGGTTGGACGGCGAGCGTACGGCACCCGAACGGGGCCGCGTACGTGTCGCTGCGCGCGAAGGCCACCGATTCGGCCGGTAACACCGTCACGCAGAAGGTGATCCGTGCCTACAAACTGAAGTAA
- a CDS encoding sugar O-acetyltransferase: protein MASHKTRMLAGELYLADDPEIVADAQRGARLMEQFNATTVDDQERRRHLLTQLLGAVGEGVGIRPPFYCDFGYHITIGDGTFINYGAVLLDVAPITIGADVQIGPNVQLLTPTHPVEPEPRRAKWEAAKPINIGDNVWLGAGAIVLAGVTIGENTVVGAGAVVPRDLPANVVALGNPARITRRLT, encoded by the coding sequence GTGGCCTCGCACAAGACACGGATGCTCGCAGGCGAGCTCTACCTCGCCGACGACCCGGAAATCGTCGCCGACGCACAGCGCGGGGCACGGCTGATGGAACAGTTCAACGCGACCACCGTCGATGATCAGGAGCGGCGGCGACACCTGCTCACCCAACTGCTCGGCGCGGTCGGCGAAGGAGTCGGCATCCGGCCGCCGTTCTACTGCGATTTCGGCTACCACATCACCATCGGCGACGGCACGTTCATCAACTACGGCGCGGTGCTGCTCGACGTCGCGCCGATCACGATCGGCGCGGACGTACAGATCGGCCCGAACGTGCAACTGCTGACGCCCACCCACCCGGTCGAGCCGGAGCCGCGCCGAGCCAAGTGGGAAGCGGCCAAGCCGATCAACATCGGCGACAACGTCTGGCTCGGCGCTGGCGCGATCGTGCTCGCCGGCGTCACCATCGGCGAGAACACGGTGGTGGGTGCCGGCGCGGTCGTCCCCCGCGACCTCCCCGCCAACGTCGTCGCCCTCGGCAACCCGGCCCGCATCACCCGCCGCCTCACCTGA
- a CDS encoding putative bifunctional diguanylate cyclase/phosphodiesterase has product MSARKVLTWYAVGMGVLVGCFFAVPVLRTFLFALVGLAGAAAVLVGVGWHRPQRGYTWRLLSAGMALLAVGDTLYSLEASLPSDAPASAADVSYLLMFPLIGAGLLGLTRSNIVARDRSQFLDFLIFCTAGGFLLWIFVLGPYLDGPGLNPFSRSTLAAFAFADLLVLAATARLLTATPINPAAVLLVIGAAGMLAGDLGYGIALHNGGWQPGGPIELGWFTFSVCWGAAALHPRMTRLTMPAQPRQTEVGRLRLVLLGLAAVLAPAVLLLEAVTGEVHDGTVIAVVSGVMFVLVLSRLADAADAHRLVVTRERSLRKAAADLVSATAAREVDRAVRAAVARLVPKHAPHRVVFTVNRADGVPAAATSIWGSAVTEPSTYYPAPSVATARRTRVLRVGMLQPALAGQLGEFSTAVLCPLVLDERATGVPRVGALLVAADQTVLAGLRDSLEVLAAQVALALERIGLSQEISRRDTEAYFRSVVQNATDVILVVDDDRSVRYASPSVRTVIGIDPADCAELNSVVHPDDRELIDDLLDPARSSGGGWADWTVRRPDGERIHLEVSCRDLRRDRTVRGLVVTMRDMTERRRLERELTHRSMHDVLTGLANRASFQDQVYAAVGHARRSGRMVGVLCIDLDEFSSVNDAHGHAVGDGLLIAVGQRLRDLVGATGMVARLGGDEFAVLVPDAENAEQAERIADDLVRALAEPLAVGDTLLNGSVSIGVATSADATDAGELLKHGDLALYVAKGGGKGRWCRYQSELHTAIVQRLELRTALAEAVERRSFMVEYQPIVDLYSGVAAGFEALVRWHHPGRGLVPPDQFIALAEETGLIEQIGDWVLREAVAAAGRWRQDRDPSATPYVSVNVSARQLRAGGFVDRVRAALGAADVPPTLLMLEITESLLLRDDDQVWAELTELRTLGVRVAIDDFGTGFSSLSYLQQMPADVLKIDRSFTATVASSRRQLLLLEGIIRLAGTLSLDIIAEGVETEVVRTLLMDMGCALGQGYLFSRPLAEEDANRWGPERRSPAPIQRA; this is encoded by the coding sequence GTGTCCGCTCGGAAGGTATTGACCTGGTACGCGGTGGGAATGGGCGTACTGGTCGGCTGTTTCTTCGCCGTGCCGGTGCTGCGTACCTTCCTGTTCGCGCTGGTGGGGCTGGCTGGGGCCGCTGCGGTGCTGGTCGGCGTAGGGTGGCACCGCCCACAACGCGGATACACCTGGCGGCTGCTTTCCGCAGGCATGGCGCTGCTCGCCGTCGGCGACACCCTCTACAGTCTCGAAGCGTCGTTGCCGAGCGACGCGCCGGCATCGGCCGCAGATGTTTCCTATTTGTTGATGTTCCCCTTGATCGGCGCCGGACTACTCGGACTCACCCGTTCGAACATTGTCGCCCGTGACCGATCGCAGTTCCTCGACTTTCTGATCTTCTGTACGGCCGGCGGATTCCTGCTTTGGATCTTTGTTCTCGGCCCCTACCTCGACGGACCCGGGCTCAACCCGTTCAGCCGCTCGACCCTGGCCGCGTTCGCCTTCGCCGACCTGCTGGTGCTGGCGGCCACCGCGCGGCTGCTCACCGCCACACCGATCAACCCCGCCGCGGTACTGCTGGTGATCGGCGCCGCGGGCATGCTCGCCGGAGACCTCGGCTACGGCATCGCCCTGCACAACGGCGGCTGGCAGCCGGGTGGGCCGATCGAGCTGGGCTGGTTCACCTTCTCCGTCTGCTGGGGCGCCGCCGCCCTGCACCCCCGGATGACGCGGTTGACCATGCCGGCCCAGCCACGGCAGACCGAGGTCGGACGGCTCCGACTGGTGCTGCTCGGACTGGCCGCCGTACTCGCCCCGGCGGTGCTGCTGCTCGAGGCGGTCACCGGGGAGGTGCACGACGGTACGGTGATCGCCGTCGTCTCCGGGGTGATGTTCGTGCTGGTGCTGAGCCGGCTCGCGGACGCGGCGGACGCACACCGGCTCGTGGTCACCCGTGAACGGAGCCTGCGCAAAGCCGCCGCCGACCTGGTGTCGGCCACCGCCGCCCGCGAGGTCGACCGGGCGGTACGGGCCGCCGTCGCCCGGCTGGTGCCGAAGCACGCCCCGCACCGGGTGGTGTTCACGGTCAACCGGGCCGACGGGGTGCCGGCCGCCGCGACCAGCATCTGGGGGTCGGCGGTCACGGAACCCTCCACGTACTACCCGGCGCCGAGCGTGGCCACCGCCCGCCGCACCAGGGTGCTGCGGGTGGGCATGCTCCAGCCGGCGCTGGCCGGGCAGTTGGGCGAGTTCAGCACCGCCGTGCTCTGTCCACTGGTGCTCGACGAGCGGGCCACCGGGGTGCCCCGGGTCGGCGCGTTGCTGGTCGCCGCCGACCAGACCGTCCTCGCCGGGCTGCGCGACTCGCTGGAGGTGCTGGCCGCGCAGGTGGCGCTCGCGCTGGAACGGATCGGGCTGAGCCAGGAGATCAGCCGGCGGGACACCGAGGCGTACTTCCGCAGCGTGGTGCAGAACGCCACGGACGTCATCCTCGTCGTCGACGACGACCGGTCAGTCCGGTACGCCAGCCCCTCGGTCCGTACCGTGATCGGCATCGACCCGGCGGACTGCGCCGAACTGAACTCCGTGGTGCACCCGGACGACCGGGAGCTGATCGACGACCTGCTGGACCCGGCCCGGTCGTCGGGCGGCGGGTGGGCCGACTGGACCGTGCGGCGACCGGACGGTGAGCGGATCCACCTGGAGGTGAGCTGCCGCGATCTGCGCCGGGACCGGACCGTCCGGGGCCTGGTGGTGACCATGCGGGACATGACGGAACGGCGCCGGCTGGAACGGGAACTGACCCACCGGTCCATGCACGACGTGCTGACCGGGTTGGCGAACCGGGCCTCCTTCCAGGACCAGGTGTACGCGGCGGTCGGCCACGCCCGCCGCAGTGGCCGTATGGTCGGTGTGCTCTGCATCGACCTGGACGAGTTCAGTTCGGTCAACGACGCGCACGGGCACGCGGTCGGCGACGGGCTGTTGATCGCGGTCGGGCAGCGGTTGCGGGACCTGGTCGGTGCGACCGGCATGGTGGCCCGGCTCGGCGGCGACGAGTTCGCCGTGCTGGTGCCGGACGCCGAGAACGCGGAGCAGGCCGAGCGGATCGCCGACGATCTGGTCCGCGCGCTCGCCGAGCCGCTCGCGGTCGGTGACACCCTGCTCAACGGTTCGGTCAGCATCGGCGTGGCGACCAGCGCCGACGCCACCGATGCGGGGGAGCTGCTCAAGCACGGGGATCTGGCGCTCTACGTGGCGAAGGGCGGCGGCAAGGGGCGCTGGTGCCGTTACCAGTCGGAGCTGCACACCGCGATCGTGCAGCGGCTGGAACTGCGTACCGCGCTGGCGGAGGCGGTCGAGCGGCGCAGCTTCATGGTCGAGTACCAGCCGATCGTCGATCTCTACAGTGGGGTCGCCGCCGGTTTCGAGGCGCTGGTGCGCTGGCACCATCCCGGTCGGGGTCTCGTTCCGCCGGATCAGTTCATCGCGCTCGCCGAGGAGACCGGCCTGATCGAGCAGATCGGTGACTGGGTGCTCCGCGAGGCGGTCGCCGCGGCCGGTCGCTGGCGGCAGGACCGGGACCCGTCGGCGACGCCGTACGTCAGTGTCAACGTCTCCGCCCGGCAACTGCGCGCGGGTGGCTTCGTCGACCGGGTACGGGCCGCCCTGGGCGCCGCCGACGTACCGCCGACCCTGCTCATGTTGGAGATCACCGAGAGTCTGCTGCTCCGCGACGACGACCAGGTGTGGGCGGAGCTGACCGAGCTGCGCACCCTGGGCGTACGGGTGGCGATCGACGACTTCGGTACCGGCTTCTCGTCGTTGAGCTACCTCCAGCAGATGCCGGCCGACGTACTGAAGATCGACCGCTCGTTCACCGCCACCGTCGCCTCCTCCCGACGGCAACTGCTGCTGCTGGAGGGCATCATCCGGCTGGCCGGAACCCTCAGCCTGGACATCATCGCCGAGGGGGTGGAGACCGAGGTGGTACGGACGCTGCTGATGGACATGGGCTGCGCCCTCGGCCAGGGCTACCTCTTCTCCCGCCCGTTGGCGGAGGAGGACGCCAACCGGTGGGGCCCCGAGCGGCGCAGCCCCGCTCCGATCCAACGCGCCTGA
- a CDS encoding nucleoside/nucleotide kinase family protein, whose amino-acid sequence MSVPAQPYTFDRLVARAGALAGAGPRQLLGIAGAPGAGKSTLAQRLVAALGPVAALVPMDGFHLAEAELHRLGRHHRKGALDTFDGAGYVALMRRLRTGGESGDGAGGTVYAPEFRRELEESIAGAIAVPPQVRLVVTEGNYLLVPAPPWGELRGLLDEVWFLDLEAGERLRRLTDRHIGFGRSVTEAATRARGTDQVNADLIETTVDRSDVVVRLAG is encoded by the coding sequence GTGTCCGTACCGGCGCAGCCGTACACCTTCGACCGGTTGGTGGCGCGGGCCGGCGCCCTGGCCGGGGCCGGTCCACGGCAACTGCTCGGCATCGCCGGCGCACCCGGCGCCGGCAAGTCCACCCTGGCGCAACGGCTGGTGGCCGCGCTCGGCCCGGTGGCGGCACTGGTGCCGATGGACGGGTTCCATCTCGCCGAGGCGGAGCTGCACCGGCTCGGCCGGCACCACCGCAAGGGCGCCCTCGACACCTTCGACGGTGCCGGTTACGTGGCCCTGATGCGTCGGCTCCGTACCGGGGGCGAGAGCGGGGACGGGGCCGGCGGCACGGTCTACGCGCCCGAGTTCCGCCGTGAGCTGGAGGAGTCGATCGCCGGGGCGATCGCGGTACCGCCGCAGGTGCGGCTGGTGGTGACCGAGGGCAACTATCTGCTGGTGCCGGCCCCGCCCTGGGGTGAGCTGCGCGGGCTCCTGGACGAGGTGTGGTTCCTGGACCTCGAAGCGGGGGAGCGGCTGCGTCGGCTGACCGACCGGCACATCGGCTTCGGTCGGTCGGTGACCGAGGCGGCCACCCGGGCCCGAGGCACCGACCAGGTCAACGCCGATCTGATCGAGACCACCGTCGACCGCTCCGATGTGGTCGTACGACTCGCGGGCTGA
- a CDS encoding SIMPL domain-containing protein, whose translation MVEGPVVAVRGEAFREVPPELARFAVTVNVRERDRPTTLTRLAERAEAVRGLIDSYGPAIERRETGQLGVYPQTKRSGERVIGYHGSVTTTVTVTDFSVLGELMLRLGEEDQTQVAGPWWALRPESPVYREVRRAAIGEAVDRAREYADALGARVTALVQLADPGVEQHRSMMMVGSAQGFRSKGAMDSVPDLDLDPQVQTIQAAIEARFTISEPTVLAEPRD comes from the coding sequence ATGGTCGAGGGTCCGGTGGTGGCGGTACGGGGCGAGGCGTTTCGTGAGGTGCCGCCGGAGTTGGCGCGCTTCGCGGTGACCGTGAACGTGCGGGAGCGGGACCGGCCGACGACCCTGACCCGGTTGGCCGAGCGGGCGGAGGCGGTCCGTGGGCTGATCGACTCGTACGGCCCGGCGATCGAGCGGCGGGAGACCGGCCAGCTCGGGGTCTATCCCCAGACCAAGCGCTCCGGTGAGCGGGTGATCGGTTACCACGGCAGCGTGACCACCACGGTGACCGTCACCGACTTCAGCGTGCTCGGCGAGCTGATGCTCCGACTGGGCGAAGAGGACCAGACCCAGGTTGCGGGCCCGTGGTGGGCGCTGCGACCGGAGAGCCCGGTGTACCGGGAGGTCCGCCGGGCCGCGATCGGCGAGGCCGTCGACCGGGCCCGGGAGTACGCGGACGCGCTCGGCGCCCGGGTGACCGCCCTGGTCCAGCTCGCCGACCCCGGCGTGGAACAGCACCGGTCGATGATGATGGTCGGCTCGGCGCAGGGCTTCCGGAGCAAGGGCGCGATGGACAGCGTGCCCGACCTCGATCTCGACCCCCAGGTGCAGACGATCCAGGCCGCGATCGAGGCGCGGTTCACGATCAGCGAGCCGACGGTGCTTGCCGAGCCCCGCGACTGA
- a CDS encoding acyl-CoA dehydrogenase family protein, whose product MSLALIDQVRALSVRIRALAPGIERDRGLPEDLVDDLTGLGLFRLAAPNAAGGVEADPLTMFEVFEELGRADGSVGWCTMIGAATGATLGYLDEPVAAKLLADPRFLIAGVAAPSGRATMVPGGYRVRGRWSFASASRHSTHLVGGCVVFDGDTPAPGPGGMPQVRHVIMPAADLSIHDNWDVVGLAGTGSHDIEAVDVFVPDAYSFSLFGPPRQDRPLYRFPVFGLLAFGIGAVALGIARAALDEFARLAGEKRDPLTGQPVAGKPMIQAGLAEAEAILGAGRAYLLGEIADCWRRVSAGEVVPVEQRARLRLAIAYATRSAAHAVDLVYHAGGGASIRASSPLQRCFRDVHVATQHALVSQDVRELVGAVLLDQPVVTVRL is encoded by the coding sequence ATGTCGCTGGCGCTGATCGATCAGGTTCGTGCTCTCTCCGTCCGGATCCGGGCGCTCGCGCCGGGGATCGAGCGCGACCGGGGGCTGCCGGAGGACCTGGTCGACGACCTCACCGGGCTGGGCCTGTTCCGGCTCGCCGCGCCGAACGCGGCGGGTGGTGTCGAGGCCGACCCGCTGACCATGTTCGAGGTGTTCGAGGAGTTGGGCCGGGCCGACGGCTCGGTCGGCTGGTGCACGATGATCGGCGCCGCCACCGGTGCGACCCTCGGATACCTGGACGAGCCGGTCGCGGCGAAGCTGCTCGCCGACCCCCGCTTCCTGATCGCCGGGGTCGCCGCACCGTCCGGCCGGGCCACCATGGTGCCCGGCGGCTACCGGGTACGCGGTCGCTGGTCGTTCGCCAGCGCCAGCCGTCACTCGACCCACCTGGTCGGCGGCTGCGTGGTGTTCGACGGGGACACCCCGGCGCCGGGACCCGGCGGGATGCCGCAGGTACGGCACGTGATCATGCCCGCTGCCGACCTCAGCATCCACGACAACTGGGACGTCGTCGGGCTCGCCGGCACCGGCAGCCACGACATCGAGGCGGTCGACGTCTTCGTCCCGGACGCGTACTCGTTCTCGCTCTTCGGTCCGCCCCGGCAGGACCGGCCGCTCTACCGGTTCCCGGTCTTCGGGCTGCTGGCGTTCGGTATCGGCGCGGTGGCGCTCGGCATCGCCCGCGCCGCGCTGGACGAGTTCGCCCGGCTGGCGGGGGAGAAGCGTGACCCGCTGACCGGGCAGCCGGTCGCCGGCAAGCCGATGATCCAGGCCGGGCTCGCCGAGGCGGAGGCAATCCTCGGCGCCGGGCGTGCGTACCTGCTCGGTGAGATCGCCGACTGCTGGCGCCGGGTGTCGGCCGGGGAGGTCGTGCCGGTTGAGCAGCGTGCCCGGCTGCGGCTGGCGATCGCGTACGCGACCAGGAGCGCTGCGCACGCCGTCGACCTCGTCTATCACGCTGGCGGGGGTGCGTCCATCCGGGCGTCGAGCCCGTTGCAGCGCTGCTTCCGGGACGTGCACGTGGCGACCCAGCACGCACTGGTCAGCCAGGACGTGCGGGAGCTGGTCGGTGCGGTGCTGCTCGACCAGCCGGTCGTCACCGTACGGCTGTAG